A segment of the Toxotes jaculatrix isolate fToxJac2 chromosome 2, fToxJac2.pri, whole genome shotgun sequence genome:
AGAGTGACTATCAGTTTTTGAACTGGCATGAATTGTATGAAGCATTTTCAACATATGTCACTCCAGAAATAACTGTCACCATAACACTGCTTTCTAAATTTCAATGAGAAGGACTGGAGTTTGATTTCTGATACTCAAGTTTTCCGGTATAACAAAGCTGATTCACCTTTAACCAGGTAACTGATCACCATGATCACCATGGTAACTCACACTTCACGACTTAACCTGCTCCAGAACAGGTTAACTCCAGAggattaatcaaaaaaaaacctgtcaacagcccgACCACTGAACAATCAGATCACCACAAAAACTGAATCATCCCTCCTACAAGATCCACGTGCCCACTCTGGGTTTAAAACAGAGCATCTAACAAATGGAGGCATAGTCTCCCACGCTAAATACATACTGACGGTTATGGCTGCATTTTAATTTCGCAAAGATTCTTTCATCCCCAACAGGATCTCTGTAAGTATCAACAGTACACTCTTATGACATAACTATAGTATTTACAGGAGTATTTGTGATCACTTTTAATATGTAGAAATGATTTCTTATGTTTCTACAGCTTCCTTCTCTTCTAGTTATGTAATATAGTTGTATATATTTCACCTTGACAATATAACTATTTTTGGTGCTGTAATCAAATTGCTCTTGTCAGTTTATCACCAGTTCATCTCATTTCACATTAAGTGCTTCTGACAGCGTTTCTCATCAGTCACAATCCTGCCTCTTTCACATGAACATGCTTGTAATATGATGTTAACAGAGCTTTGTAATTTTGGTAATTCAGATTCCTCGAAGTGAGGCCCTGACTGAAGATCATTAACCCTGGCCGGATAATCCTGAAGACCCATTAAGAGCGACTATGAATGTGGGTCAAGCTGCCATGAAGGAGACCACTAAAACTCATTTAGCAGAGGATGGTTTCGATCCATCGACCTCTGGGTTATGGGCCCAGCACGCTTCCGCTGCGCcactctgctgtcagtcacccCTGAAGGGACTCGCAACCACAATCCTTCACATCTGTTTATTGAGGACAAGTATTTAACAAAAGGCCTGTCTTACATATTGGGGCTCAGACTGAGGGTAATTGAAAGACATGGACAGCTGGACTACATCTTGGTAACTCTTAAAGTCAACCAGCTTGTGATAAAATTCCAATAGCAGAGGATGGTTTCGATCCATCGACCTCTGGGTTATGGGCCCAGCACGCTTCCGCTGCGCcactctgctgtcagtcacccCTGAAGGGACTCGCACCCACAATCCTTCACATCTGTTTATTGAGGACAAGTATTTAATATAAGGCTAGCCTTACATGGACAGCTGGACTACATCTTGGTAACTCTTAAAGTCAACCAGCTGGTGATAAAACACCAATAGCAGAGGATGGTTTCGATCCATCGACCTCTGGGTTATGGGCCCAGCACGCTTCCGCTGCGCcactctgctgtcagtcacccCAGATGGGACTCGAACCCACAATCCCTGGCTTAGGAGGCCAGTGCCTTATCCATTAGGCCACTGGGGCTACATGCTTTTTCACACTGTTGTTGAAGCAATGTGGGTTCAACTAtacatcaaaccatttgaacAGCACATCAATGCCCCCTAAGCCACTTTAACAATGTCTATACTTTCCAGTGCTGGGTCAGAATAAAAGACAGCACTCcacagtgaaaaacagcaagaaaaaaaatctcttttgaATTTGTTTACAATCAATAGGATGACAAATCAGTTGAGGTGCTTCGGCATAAAGCCTGCAGAGCACGGGTGACAGCAGTGAGCTCTCTCTTCATAACAATTTCAATCTGTAACagtgacagagacactgaggctgaagagaaacagaaagtggaAGAGGAGATGCATGGAGCGCCAGGCAACAAGCACTGACAGGACAGAGAACTTGAGTTAAAATACAGATACTGACATGACAGTGTTAACAGCGGCACACAAATCACCTTATCCTGAACTCAGGCTTTGTTTTCCTTACATTTAGAAGCAGCTGCTCATACTCTCACGCTATAAGAATGATGGGGAATTTTCTGTAGATTCCtccattatttttctgttcccTCTCCCCTTCCAAAGAAAACCAGTGCTTAGAAACATGGGATGGAAACCCTGGAGTGTCAGGTTTGTCCGATGGGAAATGCATGACTGATCTGTAAAAACATGATATGTCATGGATCACTGCAAAGCACATGAACTCACACACCAGTGGCCTGTAATAACACTAGTTAACAGATGAATGATCAAATGCTCTCTGGTTTTGTGTGCATCAAAGGTGGTTACCAcaacaccaacaaaaaaaaaaacacaaaactatgaaacacaatgttttaaatcacacacataacaaaaaactgaagaatAGTAAAGGTAGGAGTTAAACCCAAACCACagtcattcagctacagctaaAATATCTTCTTTGTTTACTACCAGTGTTTACTGGCTAACTTTAGCTAGTACAAGCAACTGGTTGGCTTAACcatgcaaaaaaacattttaatggtcCAGTTCTGCTATATAGATAGATATCTCACTGGCACTCAAACAACCAGccctatttttgtttttcaaaaatagGGCTGTTTTGACTTGTTTCTTGGATTTGTCTTTGATGGATTTGATCATTTCAGTTCTGTCactggaagaaaagaaatgagacaaacaTGTGAATGAAGAGTTAAagttaaatctttaaaacatgTTCAATCTTAAAACACTGTGTCCtcacaaaaacatgttgtttgTCCAGCTCAGTTAACTGGTATCTGTATCTATTGTTCCAGGGATTAAACAGGCCTCCCATTCACTCTCCTGTGGTGTAATCATAAATGAACAAGAACGACTCTGACCAGGCTGAAATGGCTGACTAATCAAATCATTCAAGATAACACAAAAAGCAGATAAGAGTCTAGAGTATGTGAATACATTACTGTGTCCACTGAAGTTTATGTTAATACTCATATTaatataaatgttaatattCATATAAACTCTCCTTTGTTTAGTTTCCTTCGTGCATGAATAAAATGATTTACACCAATCAGCCGCGACATTAAAACCAGTACCTGTTTTAATGTAGTAGCTGATCAGTGTAAATTATAAAGCTGTGACGGTAAATACAAAATGAACTAACTTGCTCTGTAAATGATGAAACAAGCACAAAATGCATTTTCCCTTCTAACTTCTATCActtctgttttcagctgcacGTACATGTTGGAACTTTGCCCTCTCCCTCCACAACAATGTCCACTTGTCTTATCTAGATTTCTCCTCAAGGTCTTAAGCTGCAGCACTGAAGTAGAGAATCTTCTCTGAGTTCAACTGGTAAATAAAACCTCACCTTCATCCGCTGGCTACGACCACTGCAAAAGAAATCGCAGCTTTTCATTCGGAGCCACTTGGatctgatggatggatggatggatctgAAAACTCTACAGCGGATTCATTTTAAAGCCCAGGGACCTCTGCACGTATCCAGGATTAATTATTCGTAAAGGGAGATGTGCCACCTTATGACTGAAGGAGCTGTTTTTTTAAGTTAGCTGGAAGATTTTCAGTGCAACCCTGACCAGAGACAGATTCAGAGCTGGATCTGTCCTATGAAGCGAAAAAGCAGATAAAAGTCTTCAGGAcagaagacaaaacattacattacagtaaaCTGCGTGGGTAATCTCAGGGCTTCAGTGGGTCCTGGgctttttgtaaatgtaaaaactttGGAGTTTGGAATCAAAATAGCGTTTGTGATAGAGCTTGAAGACACGAGGTAATTATTATCAAAAGTTTCAAGAGTTTCATACTTCTGCTCCCATGTggataaaatgattttttattttttatttttttttggtttagttttACATGATTTAAGACTTtcaaacaaaatggaaacagaTTTTGACACATTACAGCTGTATTTTTACAATCATGTTTGAGAAATGTGGAGAATATTTTCTGCCAAAACAAACATGGTACTTAGAAgcatgtttttttggggggttttttttttgttcatgttacAGCTAGTGTTAGTCATGGAAGAGAGGAGACGAATGGGCTACAATGTCCACAGGAAGATCCTGGATGAAGGAGCTGTGGATGAAATGGCAGAAAAGTCTGATTCACAAACATCTCTGTGTGAGAAGGTCAAAAAGTCAATGAGGTAAACTTCTCTGCATCTAATCAACTGTGCATCTCAACTAATCTCTCTTTTACATGTTCAGACATTTTCTGTCTTGtatatagtatttttttttttttttttaatcaaagcacAAAGCAAATAACATTTAATCTCAGAATAGTTTGACTTCATACATGTATTTCTTGGTCAACTGTTTCCAAAATCAACACATGTGCATAAACATACATGTTGTCAGCAAATAAAAGTATTTCATCATAAATGTGTTAAGGATGATGAGACATAAACCAGGGGTGCACAAACAGGGCCAATACCATATCTGTGTCTGCGACCAAAAGTAGCACGTCAggtttttttcaaatgtaaaaacatagCTTTTGTGAGTTCTTTAATGATTACATGAGGATTTGGGCTCAGAAATGCACTGAGGTGTGGTGACAAATGCATGATTTACTCGAGTAAGGCCTTCAATGGTTTGCTGAGCTTGAGCAAAAATAGGCATGAAGTCACTTATTAACTGTTTTGGTAACTGGCAACAAGTGTGTAAAACTAAGCAGAAGGTCAGACTCACAGAACAAGAACAGACTTGACACGTATTGCAGCACTGATGTCAAAGAATATCCCTGAAGCATTTTATTGTTTCTACAAAAATcaccctgtctgtctttcccttctctgtctgtcaccctgacacacaaactcagatGCTCTGGTCCACGGCTGAAGAGCTGCCTGCTGCGTAGTATTCCTGTTATATCGTGGCTGCCTCGTTACCCCTTCAGAGACAACGCCCTGGGGGACCTGATCTCTGGAATCAGTGTGGGGATCATGCAGCTGCCACAGGGTGAGGATGGAGGTTTAGAAGAAATAGAAGCAGCGGGGGGTGGAGAGATAGAAGAGATAAAGGAAGAGATATTGTTTTCATTGATCTATTTTAAACGCTAATCTGCAGTGTTTGCATTGATACAGTCCCCACTACATTACACTATTACTCAATAGTTTCGGTGTCATAACTCTTTCCTGTAACATACGGAATCATATTTATCCTGTGTTATCTTTTCAGGTATGGCCTATGCCTTGCTGGCGTCTGTTCCTCCAGTCTTTGGCCTTTACTCCTCCTTCTACCCCGTCCTCGTCTACTTCATCTTCGGCACATCCAAGCACATCTCACTCGGTTTGTACCTATGCTACATCTGCAGGTCAGTTTGACAAGTGGGAATTAATCTGCCATGAGGCACATGGACTTCAAAGAACAAGTGATAGAGCAGGCTGAcacaatcatttttattttatttatttatgtatttttttctaatctaCAAGGTTCTGGTTTTAAGCATATTGTAGTCTTATTATTTATGTTCTTAAGCTGAAGTTTGAGACTTTTTAGCGGCTTTATTCTGTTTAAGTCATTTCAAAATGAGTGGGAGAAGTCACTAGTTCTGAAAGTCCTTTCTATATTTCCATTTCATACTTGATACCCTTAATGATACCCTTAATGTTACTCAGCATAGAAACTTGGGACTTTAACAATCATATAAGTTTATGTACGGTCCAAGGTGGGGACAAGGGAAATATATCTTTCAGGAAAACCAATGTGTTGTTACTTGACCAGCAAAAATGggtgtctcttttcttttctccaggaACATATGCAGTGATGAGTGTCATGATCGGAGGAGTGACAGATCGATTAGCCCCAGACTCAAACTTTATGATTTGGGACAATGAGACCAATTCCAGTATAATTGACACCATATCCCGGGATGCGGAGAGAGTTCGAGTGGCTGCGGCCGTCACCTTCATATCTGGATTATTTCAGGTAAATATTAGTTAATTAGTTAAGTTAACTTGGTACTTTGGTGTTGAAGTGTAGCATTTGGGAAACCCTAAGGAGTAATCATTAATCTATGGTAATCTGGTCTGTAGTTGTTGAGATACCGTGTTTGGATTGACAGACAGCTGGCATCAACACATCTCCTGATAACAGGGAAGACATCtatgaattaaatgaaatacTGTACAAATACCCAAAGCTTACATTTCTCTTTGAAGTCTGCCTGTACATGTCagcaaacatttttaacatttacaggATAAATTTCAAGAAGCTACCaataactttaaaaacataaatggaAGCTGCttcattctgtgttttctgatctgatttgtAATTTCCTAAATGTTAATTTTATGTTATTGTCATTAAGATCTGTCCATGTAGAAGGCAGAAGGATCTAACTTTCACTGGCTCACTAGCGAAACATTCAAGACTTAGGAGTGTCAAATAGATATTCTTTATATTTGTAGCTATTTGCAGTGCACGGCTGCTGTGAACCTCCATATGTTTCTGAATCTGTTTCATATATAGATTCTGCTAGGTCTGGTCCAGTTTGGTTTCGTGGTGACCTACCTGTCTGAGCCTCTGGTGCGAGGTTACACAACAGGAGCCGCCATCCACGTCATCGTGTCCCAACTCAAATACACCTTTGGCATCAATCCTGTGAGACACAACGGACCTTTGTCATTGATATATGTAAGGAAGAGCACAACCGCAGTCATTAAAACGCTGCTCCTACAAATTATGATTTTACAAAGTAAGAACAagtagtgaaaaatgcccatcataCGCTCTGAAAGGTCATGGCTTAAACAGTTACTCAATTTTCAACATTGCTGtcgtttaattttttttgtaaatgagcCAGTCAATTTGTTAATGAACCTCTTCAGCACTATTGCAGAACATTTTTGATCTTTGGATGTGAACATTTGTCCAGGCCCTGTGAGATTTCTACATGTAAGAGAACACAACTGTGGACAAACTTTTTCAAGCAtcttattttggaaaatataaTAGTCTCTCATCTTTGCTTTTATCGAACACTTCTTCTAGTCTGCTTCATCAGTCAGCTTTGTTGACCCTCTTATATGCATGCTTTTATCTCCACAACATAAAAGCGCCACAACACAAATGACGCTGCTGTTGAGGCAAATTGCCTCCACCTTATAATTATATCCAGTAGAGCTGGCAGCCCTGTCAGTGATGGACAAGAATCTAAAATGAGCATTGCAATTTCATGTATGAATTTGGTGTCAattttttcccacttttttcTCTCATACCTCCTCCATATAAGTTTTTAACCTAcagttcttctctttctccctttccaGACGGTGCTAGAGCTGTGTTATCTCATTCCAGAGACAAACATTGGTACTCTTGTGGTCAGTATCGTCGCTATAATCGGCCTCATCCTCGCCAAGGAGCTCAATACATACTTAAGTAAAAAACTACCTGTCCCTATTCCTGTGGAGCTGCTTGCTGTGAGTATACAGGAATAGGTACATGTGCTTATAATCACTCTATGGAAAGTTAGTTTcttacaaacataaacatacacacacccactaATATATCTCTTATTTTATCTCTTATTATTTGCATCCTCAGATCATTATTGCTACAGTAGTCTCCTGGCAAGTTAACTTGGAGGAGAAATATGGAGTGGATGTGGTGGGAGTCATTCCCTCAGGGTGAGAaacataacataacacagcCCACGGCAAATACACAGGAATGTGTGTTTACACGTATGAAATGTGAAGTATATGTAACGGGCAATGTATtatgctctgtgtctgtctacCAGTCTCCAGCCACCTGTTCTCCCAGCTGCCTCTCTGTTTGGTCAGGTGATAGGGGACGCCTTCGCTCTGTCTGTGGTTGGCTATGGCATTGCCATCTCACTGGGGCGAATCTTCGCCCTGAAATATGGATACAAGGTGGACAGCAACCAGGTAGGGAGGTGAAAAATGGATAGAAGGATAAACTGATGTTTTAAGAATAGtaaatcatatttaaatatgtgtttttcatgGCTTAGGAACTAATCGCACTGGGTCTGAGTAACTCCATAGGAGGAATTTTCCAGTGTTTCgccatcagctgctccatgtCTCGTACCATGGTTCAGGAGAGCACGGGAGGGAAGACTCAGGTTGGTACAAGCACTCGTTGTTCTGCTGAATTATGCTTGAGCAAGATTTTAGACTGATTTTAGAGATCTGTAAACAATCTGTAAACAAGGCAGGCCAGCCTCAAGAGactaaaacttttttaaaaaaataaaagatatttttaaaaaaacgtgACCTCCTAAAATTCTAAATTAGGCCTTAAAACTGTCCTGACATGAGTTGGCACAATGGTTGTTGCTTATTTTAcacaactgaaaaacattttaacaacatttagaaaacattttaatggttggcttctttttttaaatgcaccaAGGATGTTTTATGAGATCATTTTCCACATCAGTATTTTCATCCTAACACTTCACTGTGCCTGTAGCTACAAACCTGGGCAATCTTAAAGGTTAAACGTagtgaaaaaaacattcataaTTAATGTTACTCTGGTAAGTGGCATCATTAAAAAACACTTAGGGAATTGATTTTCGCTCACATTGTCAAACTccacctacacaaacacagattcgCTGAAAGGCTAAACCAATTTAGTCTGACAACACCATTAATCAGCGAAGGCCCattacagaggagagaagaggagaggacagactTTAGCTGATGATGCCTTGGCTCCTTTTATAATCATGTACCAATTCATACTGACAACCACTACATCAGTCATCTCTTCCTCTGATCTCTCTCATTATTTCCATTCATTGTGCCTCTATCTTCCATCTCTCTTCACTGCAGGTTGCTGGAGCTCTATCAGCAATAGTTATTCTTGTCATCGTGCTTTGGATTGGGAGACTCTTTGAAGATCTGCCCaaggtactgtgtgtgtgtgtgtccacgagCCAAAGTCTGACACTGTGAGTGTGACTGCAAAATGATATGCCACTCATAAAACTCATAAAATAGACAAGAGCTGAAGTTGTGTTGCTGTAGTGCCACCAAAAGATATTTCTTCAGCTTCAGTCTAAGCTACTGGctacttttaaaaataaataattagaaTGGCAGTGAATTAATCACACTGATATGTCTAAAGTTATTCAGCTGAAAAGCGCATATGTTTGGAGGCTGTTTTAGGAGTTATGAAATGAAGTTTCTGATTTCAAAAAACTCTGTAAACACTATAATTCAGTTCCCAAGAGTCTTACCCACTTGTTGGCAGTCTGCTTAACTGGAAGACATAAAACTTGCAAAATCCACATGAAAGGTTTATCTCAGAAAAACTTTGTCGTttttcatgttctgttttttatttgactttgtaGGCGGTGCTGGCTGCCATCATCTTTGTCAACCTCCATGGCATGATGAAGCAATTCATGGACATCCCTGCACTGTGGAGAAGCAATAAAGTAGACATGGTGAGTGTACGTAAAAGCACATGAGCAAATGgttaaagttttgagaagacagattcagttacagtaaatgttttaaacGTTATCTTAAATCCAAGTGCTTCACAAACTTTCTGTGCCATAGTCTGTTAAAATAAACAGTACTGGCCATCAGTATTTATCTTGTCCCACgcaaagcaaagacaaaatgCCTGCCCCGTACAGTACTGGCCATCAGTATTTATCTTGTCCCACGCAAAGCAAGGACAGTCTGCCCTGTACAGAATCTAGCTAAATAAACTCACTGTGCCACTTTCTTTTCTTAAGATTTATCCTGCACAGTAAAACTAATGATCACTTTCTGTCACCCTCATTGTACTTTGATATTACTCGTAACTATGGAGATGTGGTGTGGCATTCCCTAACCCTTGTTAATGTTAACGTATAACAGGCTAAACATaacattttcccattttttctattttcctatTATGGTGCGAATGTAGCATAAGTACATATGGCTGATAAGCTACGTTTAGGATTTAGGTAACAACACTGCCTTTCCTCTGGAGCTTGTGTGTAGTCTTGTTTTACTACCCGTTGCTATGTCCTAAttctcactctctgtttttctccaggTAATCTGGGTGGGCACCTTCATCCTGACCTTGCTGTTCAACCCTGATTTGGGACTAGCCGCTGCCATCGGTTTCTCCATGCTCACCGTCATCTTCAGGACACAGCTGTAGGAATACATTGCCATGGGGCCCACACACTCGTGATTAAACACTAACAAAGACAATGTGTCGGACAGTGTGTCTGAACATTCAGCTATCAATCACCACACCCAGCAATGAAATAAATCCTCCTGTCAGACCACACCCAAACACAACGTGTTACAAGTCAAAGTAATACAAATGACAGgtttttgatttgtgtttatttcagacCTAAATACTCGCTGCTGGGGCAGGTCCCagacactgacatttacagGCCACTGGAGGACTACAATCAGGTATGGCACAGTATATTTAAATTACCTCACAGCAATAGTGAGTACAAGTATTGGTCCAGACATGGCCAGAATATCCAGAGTGTATTTTAAGTGacttcagaatcagaaacactttcagGTCTATCAGTAAACACCATCTGTAGAATCTCTGAGGTGAGCAGTTTTCAAAGTACACTTGTCCCTTAGTTACTTTCGTTCCTGACTTTAAAGCCAGAGTCAAATAAAGGCTTGTTAATTGGAGTTTTGCCCCACTCTGTGCTTAAGCAGACCAATGCTTGACCTCACTCCCAAAGTGCACATTGATATactgcaaatatttttcagcttcttttattttcatttaaaactttGACATCAGCTGGTCCCATTGTACTGTCTTAATCCCATTAAAGGAAGGGATGTGTGTGACTTTATCATATTTTAACAAAATTCTGAAGTCCTATGAGTAAAATAGGTTGTTGCCAGCAAATTATTTCAAAAGataaaaggagaaataaaacttGACTCTTAAGTCAAATGTTACTGGTCAGCAGATACAGATTTTAAAagggaaattattattttttattttttcatatcaCACCTGTCAATGGTAGGGAAAACTTGGgatacattattttatttaaatgaggaATTAATGAACACTATACATCACTGAACAATTAATGATACAAGACTGTACTATTTACATGTAAAAGAAAAGGGTTCCAAATCTTTACAATTTTGTGAGATCAACCAGATAAAGTCAATTTCTAATAAAATATAGCACGTCTCTAATCCAGTGTATATGGGTAGGCAGAGTTGgggattttaattttaacaataTCTGTCTCCTGACCAACAAAATAATGAATGCTATCATGCCTTTTTTAGAGGAAGAGAGATTGCATAAAGAGGGTGACACCCTTAGACAAAGCAGTAATAACTTTAGAGTTAAGATTTTCACTGGATACCTTCTATAAAGTGTCAGGGATCTCAGTCCAACATTAACTTAAAGAAGGGAAAAGCCAGAACATGTGATAATAATGTGCTGATCCATCCTCAGGTCAGAATTTTAGTTTGTAAGTGCTTCGGTTTATTATCAAATACCAATAAAATaagatataaatatttaaatatcacTTCAGAATGTTAtaattgtcattgtgagcatgttagcaagatgatgttagcatttagctcaaagcacctcTGTTTAAGCACAGagaacagcctcacagagctgttaacATGGCTGTAGATTGGCTTATCTTGGCAGCCTGTACACTGCTGGGAATAACTGCCTTCGACTATAAATAAAAGTGGCGTTATGCTACTATATTTGCTCCAGTGCTTCTTTCCTTTCAGTTGATTTGCCATTGTAGCTCTGAATGCTGTGTTATCATGAACATCTGTTGGTATTGGAAATGTTGTGATTTATTTGCCTGTTTAATTGACTGACTCCATAACTGTCCAACTGATTGTAGGTGAGGCCGGTGCCAGGGATTTTGATCTTCCGTTCCTCTGCCACCCTCTACTTTGCTAATGCTGAGATGTATCAAGATGCTTTGGGGAAGaaggtgaggacacacacacacacaccccaatcCTTAAACTAACTTCTCAGCCTTAACGTAACCTCAACCCTAAaggtcttaaccctcaaacagctcTTTTTAGAAGAGAGGGCTGAGAAAATGTCTTACCAAAAATGTCCTTACTCTCaaagtctgaaaaaagaaatcattctcacaaaaatgcaaacataagaacacagacacacacagaaatattaaCGTTTTCATATATTACTGTGGACGCCCCCAAAAAACAGCAtcagacatataaacacacca
Coding sequences within it:
- the slc26a6 gene encoding solute carrier family 26 member 6, yielding MEERRRMGYNVHRKILDEGAVDEMAEKSDSQTSLCEKVKKSMRCSGPRLKSCLLRSIPVISWLPRYPFRDNALGDLISGISVGIMQLPQGMAYALLASVPPVFGLYSSFYPVLVYFIFGTSKHISLGTYAVMSVMIGGVTDRLAPDSNFMIWDNETNSSIIDTISRDAERVRVAAAVTFISGLFQILLGLVQFGFVVTYLSEPLVRGYTTGAAIHVIVSQLKYTFGINPVRHNGPLSLIYTVLELCYLIPETNIGTLVVSIVAIIGLILAKELNTYLSKKLPVPIPVELLAIIIATVVSWQVNLEEKYGVDVVGVIPSGLQPPVLPAASLFGQVIGDAFALSVVGYGIAISLGRIFALKYGYKVDSNQELIALGLSNSIGGIFQCFAISCSMSRTMVQESTGGKTQVAGALSAIVILVIVLWIGRLFEDLPKAVLAAIIFVNLHGMMKQFMDIPALWRSNKVDMVIWVGTFILTLLFNPDLGLAAAIGFSMLTVIFRTQLPKYSLLGQVPDTDIYRPLEDYNQVRPVPGILIFRSSATLYFANAEMYQDALGKKSGIDITKILSAKKKLEAKRKRHEKKNAKKAKKAAKRNAVNMEGEPERVEQKDIATIEIDGERNPSLPRAIILDLSPVNFLDTVGVKTLRNIQRDYGEIGIEVVLTGCQTGVVENLQTGGFFNDKVTKSCLFSTIHDAVLHCQSASTQSQDKERSNKEQRRGSGP